A single genomic interval of Macadamia integrifolia cultivar HAES 741 chromosome 6, SCU_Mint_v3, whole genome shotgun sequence harbors:
- the LOC122082695 gene encoding auxin-responsive protein SAUR36-like — protein sequence MRKIRGFRLGRKISTVFKWALTCKRKQPLYNRLEAPLLPRSTKSKTMSKICDWGRSLKQGVKGLCCATPASGYNRLGQKPLKAKPATAAPKGYLAVYVREKDGYSHRFLVPVMYFNHPLFAELLRETEREYGFRHPGGIIIPCHVSDFENVKTRIAAGENSRKKELKRRSRSC from the coding sequence ATGCGGAAGATTAGGGGTTTCAGGCTGGGACGAAAGATCTCGACTGTATTCAAATGGGCTCTGACGTGTAAACGGAAGCAACCCTTGTACAATCGCTTAGAGGCTCCATTACTACCAAGGAGTACTAAAAGCAAGACGATGTCGAAAATCTGCGACTGGGGTCGTAGTCTTAAGCAAGGAGTGAAGGGGCTATGTTGTGCGACACCGGCGTCCGGGTATAATCGTCTAGGGCAGAAACCATTAAAAGCGAAGCCGGCGACGGCGGCGCCAAAAGGATATTTGGCGGTGTACGTTAGGGAGAAAGACGGATACTCACATCGGTTCTTGGTCCCTGTGATGTACTTCAACCACCCACTGTTCGCGGAATTgttgagagagacagagagggaaTACGGGTTTCGGCATCCAGGTGGTATTATCATCCCCTGCCATGTATCGGATTTCGAGAACGTGAAAACGAGGATTGCCGCCGGCGAGAATTCCCGGAAAAAGGAATTGAAGCGTCGCAGTCGATCATGTTGA